Proteins encoded within one genomic window of Solea senegalensis isolate Sse05_10M linkage group LG11, IFAPA_SoseM_1, whole genome shotgun sequence:
- the tnnc1a gene encoding troponin C type 1a (slow): MNDIYKAAVEQLTDEQKNEFKAAFDIFVQDAEDGCISTKELGKVMRMLGQNPTPEELQEMIDEVDEDGSGTVDFDEFLVMMVRCMKDDSKGKTEEELAELFRMFDKNADGYIDLDELKMMLESTGEAITEDDIEELMKDGDKNNDGKIDYDEFLEFMKGVE; this comes from the exons ATGAACGACATCTACAAAGCAGCG GTTGAGCAGCTGACTGACGAACAAAAGAATG AGTTCAAGGCAGCCTTTGACATCTTCGTACAAGATGCAGAGGACGGCTGCATCAGCACCAAGGAGCTGGGGAAGGTGATGAGGATGCTGGGCCAGAACCCCACGccagaggagctgcaggagaTGATTGATGAAGTGGATGAAGACG GGAGCGGCACGGTGGATTTCGATGAGTTCCTGGTCATGATGGTGCGGTGCATGAAGGACGACAGCAAGGGGAAGACAGAGGAAGAGCTCGCCGAGCTTTTTCGCATGTTTGACAA AAATGCAGACGGCTACATTGACCTGGACGAGCTGAAAATGATGCTGGAATCTACAGGAGAGGCGATAACCGAGGACGACATCGAGGAGCTGATGAAAGACGGGGACAAGAACAACGACGGCAAAATTGACTACGACG AATTCTTGGAGTTCATGAAAGGCGTGGAGTAA